From a single Drosophila sulfurigaster albostrigata strain 15112-1811.04 chromosome 3, ASM2355843v2, whole genome shotgun sequence genomic region:
- the LOC133846355 gene encoding uncharacterized protein LOC133846355: MLKSLFVLCVAVVALSQARPHASYLPSYETIEYAPTVLGYDTVALPAAVSHQSSTVVHEKRPYWRPIIDHHTPLLKTYSPASYAYAAAPLSYSSEWYEPGWNSGLSYPSIYLK; this comes from the exons ATGCTGAAATCT CTGTTCGTGTTgtgcgttgctgttgtggcgCTGAGTCAGGCACGTCCTCATGCCAGCTATTTGCCCAGCTACGAGACCATCGAGTATGCGCCCACTGTGCTGGGCTACGACACTGTGGCACTGCCAGCTGCTGTCTCCCATCAGAGCTCGACTGTGGTGCACGAGAAGCGTCCCTACTGGCGTCCCATCATCGATCATCACACGCCTCTTCTGAAGACCTACAGCCCAGCTAGTTATGCCTATGCTGCTGCTCCACTCAGCTACAGCAGCGAGTGGTACGAACCTGGATGGAACAGTGGCCTCAGCTATCCCAGCATCTACCTCAAGTGA